A genomic region of Raphanus sativus cultivar WK10039 chromosome 6, ASM80110v3, whole genome shotgun sequence contains the following coding sequences:
- the LOC108813347 gene encoding pentatricopeptide repeat-containing protein At2g17525, mitochondrial: MLRISNISTSPRYVPVTTRLRLQLRSLCSSSSSSSLSVPSDDHIIRLILDQKSPSGALQTFQWASTFPGFTHSPSTYRALFHKLCSFRRFETVYQLLDEMPQSIGSPPDDAIFITIVRGLGRAKLTKRVISVLDLVSKFGIKPSVKVFNSILDVLVKEDIEIAREFFRRKMMASGVQGDEYTYGILMKGLCLTNRIGDGFKLLQFMKTRGGGGVAPNAVVYNTLLHALCKNGKVGRARSLMSEMKEPNDVTFNILISAYCNEKKLVQSMVLLEKCFCLGFVPDVVTVTKVMEVLCSEGRVSEALEVLERVEGKGSKVDVVACNTLVKGYCALGKVRVAQRFFKEMERKGYLPNVETYNLLIGGFCEAGMLDSALDTFNDMKTDAVRRNFATFNTLVKGLSVGGRVDDGLKILELMEESENVRGGRVDPYNSVIYGFYKEKRWEEALEFLLKMENLFPRAVERSFKLISLCEKGSVDDVKSAYDQMIGEGGVPNVVVSHCLVHRFSQEGYMEETLELINDMVTGGYLPQSSTFNAVILGFCKQDRVMNGIKFVEDMAERGCVPDGESYNPLLGELCVKGDFQMAWLTFSRMMEKSIAPDSSTWSSLMYCLNQKTAFHIDIETLLQDIIKT, translated from the coding sequence CAACAAGATTACGGCTTCAACTACGTTCTCTctgctcatcatcatcatcgtcttcGCTTTCTGTACCTAGCGATGACCATATCATCCGTCTCATCCTAGACCAAAAATCACCATCAGGAGCTCTACAAACTTTCCAATGGGCATCCACTTTCCCTGGCTTCACCCACTCTCCCTCCACGTACCGCGCTCTCTTCCACAAGCTCTGCTCTTTCCGCCGCTTCGAAACCGTCTACCAACTGCTCGACGAAATGCCCCAATCAATCGGTTCACCTCCAGACGACGCTATCTTCATAACCATCGTCCGAGGATTAGGCCGCGCCAAACTGACCAAACGTGTGATCAGTGTCCTTGATCTCGTTTCGAAGTTTGGGATCAAACCGTCTGTGAAAGTTTTCAATTCGATTCTTGATGTGTTGGTGAAAGAAGATATTGAGATAGCTAGAGAGTTTTTCAGAAGGAAGATGATGGCTAGTGGGGTCCAAGGTGATGAGTACACGTACGGGATCTTGATGAAAGGGCTTTGCTTGACGAACAGGATTGGTGATGGTTTCAAGCTTCTTCAGTTCATGAAGACACGCGGCGGCGGTGGTGTGGCTCCAAACGCTGTGGTATATAACACTTTGCTTCACGCTCTTTGCAAGAACGGGAAAGTTGGGAGAGCTAGGAGTTTGATGAGTGAGATGAAGGAACCCAATGATGTGACTTTCAACATCTTGATATCTGCTTACTGCAACGAGAAGAAGTTGGTTCAGTCAATGGTGTTGCTGGAGAAATGCTTTTGTTTGGGGTTTGTTCCTGATGTTGTGACAGTGACTAAGGTGATGGAAGTTTTATGCAGTGAAGGGCGTGTGTCTGAGGCGCTCGAGGTTTTAGAGAGAGTGGAGGGTAAAGGAAGTAAAGTTGATGTTGTAGCTTGTAACACTTTGGTTAAGGGGTATTGTGCGTTAGGGAAAGTGAGAGTTGCTCAACGATTCTTTAAGGAGATGGAGAGGAAGGGTTACTTGCCTAATGTGGAAACATACAATTTGTTGATTGGTGGGTTTTGTGAAGCTGGAATGTTGGATTCAGCTCTTGACACTTTTAACGATATGAAAACGGATGCGGTTAGAAGGAACTTTGCTACATTTAACACGTTGGTAAAAGGGCTATCAGTAGGAGGGAGGGTTGACGATGGTTTAAAGATATTGGAACTGATGGAGGAAAGCGAGAACGTTCGTGGGGGGAGAGTTGACCCGTACAATAGTGTTATCTATGGTTTTTACAAAGAAAAGCGTTGGGAGGAAGCTCTGGAGTTCTTGCTAAAGATGGAGAATCTGTTTCCAAGGGCTGTTGAAAGAAGCTTCAAGTTGATAAGTTTATGCGAGAAAGGCAGTGTAGATGATGTAAAGAGCGCGTATGATCAGATGATCGGAGAAGGAGGAGTTCCTAACGTGGTAGTATCACATTGCTTGGTTCATAGATTCAGCCAAGAAGGCTACATGGAAGAAACGCTTGAGCTTATAAACGACATGGTGACAGGAGGCTATTTGCCTCAATCGTCAACATTCAATGCTGTCATTCTCGGGTTCTGTAAGCAAGATAGAGTCATGAACGGCATCAAGTTTGTGGAAGACATGGCCGAAAGAGGTTGTGTGCCCGATGGAGAAAGCTACAATCCGTTGCTAGGAGAATTGTGCGTGAAGGGTGATTTTCAGATGGCTTGGTTGACTTTCTCACGAATGATGGAGAAGAGTATTGCCCCTGATTCTTCTACGTGGAGTTCACTGATGTATTGTCTCAACCAGAAAACCGCGTTCCACATAGACATAGAAACATTATTGCAGGACATAATCAAAACTTAA